In the Telopea speciosissima isolate NSW1024214 ecotype Mountain lineage chromosome 2, Tspe_v1, whole genome shotgun sequence genome, one interval contains:
- the LOC122651420 gene encoding probable calcium-binding protein CML18: MTSESPSLKSSVYLEDMEELERVFNQFNVNGDGKILSIELGNILNALGSETSPEEIHRMMKEIDTDGDGYIDLKEFSDFHHGSSNGDSNTGNGMKELKDAFDMYNWDQNGLISVNKLHMVLKSLRGKCSIQDCSKMISSVDADGDGNVNFEEFKTIMTNNKASAH; encoded by the coding sequence ATGACTTCTGAAAGCCCTAGTCTCAAATCTTCAGTTTATCTGGAGGACATGGAAGAGCTTGAAAGGGTATTCAATCAATTTAATGTGAATGGTGACGGAAAGATCTTATCCATAGAGCTTGGCAACATTCTCAATGCCCTAGGCTCTGAAACTTCTCCGGAGGAAATCCACCGCATGATGAAAGAGATCGACACCGATGGAGATGGCTACATCGATCTCAAAGAATTTTCTGATTTCCACCATGGAAGTTCCAACGGTGATTCGAACACTGGTAATGGAATGAAAGAGCTGAAAGATGCTTTTGATATGTACAATTGGGATCAGAACGGATTGATATCGGTAAATAAGCTTCATATGGTGTTGAAGAGCTTGAGGGGGAAGTGTTCCATCCAAGATTGCTCCAAGATGATCAGCTCTGTCGATGCCGATGGCGATGGAAATGTCAATTTTGAAGAATTCAAGACGATAATGACAAACAACAAGGCTTCGGCTCACTAG